The segment TGTTCGCTAGAACACGAACACCGAACACACGGAGGTGGACGGCCAGCGGACCGGCCCGGTTTCGGATAGAAGAGGCGGATGAGCGCCGAGCTGTGGAGCGACGTCGACCGCTACATCACCGACGTCCTGGTCGGATCCGACGCCGTCCTGGACGCCGCCCTGGCGGCGAGCAGGGAGGCCGGCCTCCCGCCGATCAACGTGGCCCCCAACCAGGGAAAGCTGCTCCACCTGCTGGCCCGGATCCAGGGGGCGCGCAGCATCCTCGAGGTCGGGACCCTGGGGGGCTACAGCACCATCTGGCTCGGCCGCGCCCTGCCGGCGGGCGGCCGCCTGGTGACCCTGGAGCTGGAGTCGCGCCACGCCGAGGTGGCCCGGGCCAGCGTCGAGCGGGCCGGGCTGGCCGACGTGGTGACGATCCGGGTCGGCCGGGCCCTCGACAGCCTGGAGGCGCTCGAGGCCGAGGGCGCCGGGCCCTTCGACCTGGTCTTCATCGACGCCGACAAGCCGAGCAACCCCGACTACTTCCGGTGGGCCCTCCGTCTGACCCGGCCTGGGAGCGTCATCATCGTCGACAACGTCATCCGCAACGGCGCCGTGGTCGACCCCGACAGCACCGACCCCGCCATCCGGGGGACGCGCGAGCTCAACGAGGTGATGGCGGCGGAGCGCCGGGTGAGCGTCACCGAGGTGCAGACCGTGGGCAGCAAGGGATACGACGGTTTTGCCCTGGCCCTGGTCCTGCCCGAGGGGGCGGCGGCGGGCCAGTAGCGCCGGATCCGCCGGGCCACCGAGAAGAGCAGGAACAGGTCCGCCAGCGCCAGCAGGACGAGCAGCCAGGGGAAGAAGGTCAGCGTCAGGGCGGGGTCGGACACCGTCGCCGCCGGCCCGGTGGCGGGGGTCGCCACCACGGACGCCCGGGCCAGCACCGAGCCGAAGCGGGGGGGATGGTCCCAGGTGGCGGTCAGGCGGACCTGCTGGCCGGGCAGGAGGTAGGCGGTCCGGGGGCTCATCGGGGCCGACACCAGCAGGGACGAGCCGCCCCGCTGCAGGAGCACCCGGCCCTGGTAGCGGAAGCGCTCGGTGCCGCTGTTGCGCAGCACCGCCGACAGCAGGACGTGGGACCCGCTGGTGTGGCTGACGAGCGGGCCGAGACGGACACCCAGCACGGTGGCGCCCGGGACCCGCACCGCCACCTCGAGCGCCTCCCGGGTCTGCACGGCGATGCCCGCGCCGGCGCCGCCGCCCGGGACCGCGCCCGTGCGGGGCGTGTTCTGGGCCACGACGGCTCCGCCGTAGTCCCCGGGCGGGGTCGCCTCCGGCACCTCCACCGAGAACGGGACGGCGGCCTCGGCCAACGGCGCCACCGTGACCGAGGGCGCCACTCGGATCCAGGCCCCGACGCCGTGCATGGTCCGGCCCAGCTGGGCCACCGTGAAGCCGCCGCTGCTGCCCAGGGGGATCAGGTCGGCCCCGAACAGGGCCAGCCTCAAGGGCTGCCGGGTCAGGTTGGACACGACGAGGGTCCCGGTCGCTTCCTGCCCCGGGGCCAGGCGGTAGGAGAAGTGGCCGGAACCCGCGGCCGGCGCCGGGGCGGGATGCACGGCGAACACCGCGCTGGCCGCCACGGCCACCGCGCTCACGCTCGGCACGGCGTCAGCCGACGATCGTGTACTGCAGGGTGCAGGTGTAGACGTTGTTTATGGGCACGAAGCCGGTGCTCGACAGGTTGAGGTTCACGGCGGGCGTGACCGCCCAGGTGCCGTCGTTGTCGAGGCCGCTGGCCGGCGGGCTGGCGCTGGCGTAGGCCGTGGTGGCCGCCACCGGTACCGGGCTGCCGAAGGTCGGACCGGCCAGGGAGCCTCCCGGCGCCGCCGCCCCGAAGCTCGAGGTCCCCCCGCCGCTGGCGGTGACCTCGGTGGCCGAGAGCGGCACGGTGGCGGCCACGGGCCCGGACGGGGTCACGTAGGTCAGCGCCGTCGCCGGGATGGTGGCGTTGGCGGTCTGCAGCCCCGCCGGCAGCCCGCTGGTCGGAAGGAAGCAGTCCGACGCCGCCACCGACGCGCTCCAGTCGACGCTGTCGTCGAGGGTGTCGGTGATCAGGACCGAGCCCAGGCCGACCGGCACGCTGCTCGACGGGGTGATGCTCCCGATGCTCACGGGTGAGGCGGCGATCGACAGCTGGGCGCTGGGGGTGAAGCTCACCGTCTGGGTGCTGCCCGTACCGCTGGTGGCACCCGCCGGCCCCGCCAACAGCAGCAGCGCCACCGGCACCGCCACCGCGGCCCCAGCCGCCGTCTTCCTCCCGCCGACCCGCCGGATCCGTCCGCTTGCGCCGATCCTGTGCCTCGTCATGGGCCGCTCCTTGTGTTGCGCTCGACGCGCCTGAGGATGGAGTTGGCAGGGGATCGACCCGGGAAGGGACCACCTGTAGTCCCGCGGACGGGTCATTTTCGTCAATGATCCGTTCGGGCCATCAACCCGTAGTCCGGCCGCGGGCGGGAATGGGTGCGGATGGCTCCGGCCCCCTGCAATACCCTCCACCCGTGGTGATCCCCGACCGCATCGCCCCGTTGGTGAGCGAGACCGCCGAGCTGGCGGAGCGTTTCGCCGCGGCCGGGCACCGCCTCTATCTGGTCGGCGGCGTGGTCCGCGACGCCATCGTCGACCGACTGGCGCCCGAACACGACCTCGACCTCACGACCGACGCCGTCCCCGACCGGGTGGAGGAGATCCTCGAGGGGTGGGCGGACAGCACCTGGGTCCAGGGGAAGCGCTTCGGCACCATCGGGGCCCGGCGGGGGAGCCGGACCTTCGAGATCACCACCCACCGGGCCGAGGCGTACGTGCCCGATTCCCGCAAGCCCGAAGTGGCCTTCTCGACGTCGATCGAGGCCGACCTGTCGCGGCGCGACTTCACCGTCAACGCCATGGCGCTGCGGCTGGGGCCCGACGGCGGCGCCCCGCCGGAGCTGGTCGACCCCTTCGACGGGCTGGCCGACCTGGCGGCCCGCCGGCTGCGGACCCCGCTGGCGCCGACGGAGTCATTCGGGGACGACCCGCTGCGGATGATGCGCGCCGCCCGGTTCATCTCGGGCTACGGGCTGGTGCCCGAGCGCGCCCTGGTGGAGGCCGTGGTGGACATGCGCGCCCGGCTGGAGATCGTCTCGGCCGAGCGGATCCGGGACGAGCTCGACAAGCTGATGGTCGTCGAGCGTCCCTCCGACGGTCTCTGGTTCCTCGTCAAGACCGGGCTGGCCGAGGAGTTCCTGCCCGAGCTGCCCGCCCTGGGCCTCGAGCAGGACCCGATCCACCGGCACAAGGACGTCCTGGCCCACACCATCGCCGTGATCGAGAAGACCCGCTCCGACCGCCTGCTGCGGTTGTCGGCGCTGTTCCACGACGTGGGAAAGCCGAAGACCCGGTCGTTCGGTCCCGGGGGGGTGTCGTTCCACCACCACGAGGTCGTGGGGGCGCGGATGACGCGCGACCGGATGCGGGCCCTGCGCTACCCGGGCGAGGACGTCGAGACGGTGGCCACGCTGGTCGAGCTCCACCTGCGTTTCCACACCTACCGGCTGGGCTGGACCGACCGGGCCGTGCGCCGGTACGTGCGCGACGCCGGTCCGCTGCTCGAGCGCCTGAACGAGCTGACCCGCGCCGACTGCACGACGCGCAACGAGGCCAAGGCGCGCGCCCTGGCACGTCGCATGGACGAGCTGGAGCGCCGTACCGCGGAGCTGCGGGCGCAGGAGGAGCTCGACTCCATCCGTCCCGACCTCGACGGGCGCCAGGTGATGGAGCTCCTCGGACTGCCGCCCGGTCCCGTCGTGGGACGGGCGCTCGGCTTCCTGCTCGAGGCGCGCCTCGACGAGGGCCCCCTCGGTGAGGAGGAGGCCACCCGGCGGCTGCTCTCGTGGTGGGAGGAGTCCGGGCGCGACGAACGCGCCTAACCTCTGACAGCCGGGCGCGCCATCGGGAAACTGCTGTCTCTTCGGGGGTCGACGCATGTCGAGCGAGCGCCATTCGGTCGTGGTCGAGCGACGGGGCACCGCCCACCGGGCGTGCTGCACGTGCGGGTGGTCGGGCCACTCGTGGAACGAGCTGCGCCCGGCCGAGGCCGACGCCTGGCACCACGTCCACGGCGACGAGCGCATCGTCGACGTCCGCCCCGGCCCGGCGCCGCCGACGACGAGTGGCTGGAGCTGCACACCGCCCGGCGGCTGCTCGACGCCGCCCTCGGCCGGGCCGACTCCGACTACGCCGGACTGGGGTCGTAGGTCGGGGGTCGGAGGGCGCCCGACCATCGGCCGGTTCGTCGCCTCGGGCCCGATTTGATCCTCAAGCGCGGGGCCCCGGGGGACGAGGGAATTGCATGGCCCAGGTCCGAGCCCAGTGCACGAGGTGCGAGGTCATCGAGGTCCCCTGCCCGGCCGTCACCGTGGTGCGGCGGGCGTGGGAGTCGGAGGCCGAGTACCACCTCGCCTGCCCCCACTGCGGTGGGGTCGTGCGGGGCCTGCTCCGGCCGACGACAGCCATGCAGCTGGTCGCCGAGGGGGCCCGGCTTCTCGAGGTCGACGACGCCGCCGGCCGGCCGTTGACCGTCGAGGAGATCGAGGACTTCGCCGCCGCCCTGTGGGAGCCCGGCGCCCTCGAGCGCGAGCTGGCCAGCCTCTCCAACTAGGCGGCGTCCCCGCCGGGGGTCAGCCGATGGGGCCGGGGCGGCCCAGCAGGAAGCCCTGGGCGGCGTCGATGCCCATCCGGCGCACCACGTCCAGGTCCTCGGCCCGCTCGACGCCCTCCGCCACCGTCCGCCGCCCCAGGGCGTGGGCCAGCTCGGCGGTGAAGCGGATGATCTCCCGGTCCGGGAGGCGCTCGGCGGCCTCGACCACGAAGCAGCGGTCGATCTTGATCTCGTCGAAGTGGAGCCGCTGGAGACGGGACAGCGACGAGTCACCGGTGCCGAAGTCGTCCAGGCTGATCCCCACCCCGAGGGCGGCCAGGGCCGCCATGGTGGTCCCGGCCAGCTCGAGCTGGATCGGCCACCCTCTCTCGGTCAGCTCGAGGGTGAGGGCATCGGGGGCCAGGGCGTACTCGTCGAGCAGCTCGGCCACGGTCCCGACGATCCACTCCTCGGTCAGCGACTCGGGGAAGACGTTGACCGACACGCCCGCCGGCGAGCCCGCCGCCCGCCAGGCGGCGCAGTCCGACACCGCCCGCTCCAGCACCCATGCGGTCAGCCGCCCGCCCAGCCAGCTGTTCTCGGCCAGGGGCAGGAAGTCGTCGGGGCCGGTCAGGCCCAGGGTGGGGTGGTTCCAGCGGACCAGGGCCTCCATGCCCACGGCCAGCCCGGACGTGAGGTCGATGATCGGCTGGTAGTGGAGGACGAGCTGTTCCCCTTCGACGGCATGTAGAAGGTCGAAGCTCGTCCCCAGGTTGACCTTCTCCCGGGAACCCGTGGCCACCACCCCCAGCATCCGACCACCAATCTGAAGAAGAGAGTTCCGCTTAGGCAACTCTAACCTAAGGTGTCAATCGTCTAAACATCAAATTCGGACAAATTTCGCGAGGGGTCAGGGCGCCCGCCGGGGGTGGCGGAGATTCTGCACCGCCCGGCCCGCCGGATCGGTGATGGTCACCCGAGGCGGCTGACCGCCAGGCCGGCCGCCAGGAGCACGGCCGTCCAGGCCGAGAGCCGCAGGGCCTGCTCGAGCGGCGCCAGCAGCTCGGCCCGTCCCACCGCCTCGACCCGCCCGTCGGCGTGGACCAGGCGCACGTCGGCGCCCCGGACCCGCCGGCGCAGCGTCCGCGCCGGCGTGGACAGGACCCGTTGGGCCCCCGACCACATGGCGGCCCCGGCCGCGGCCAGCACCGCCCCGCCGGTCACGCTGTGGGACTGGGCGAAGGCCGCCGTCAGCACCGGGAACGCCCCCCACCCCAGGGAGAAGCCGGCCGCCCCGTGCACCAGCCCCCCCGCCAGCTCCAGGTCGTAGCCGACGACCAGCGCCGCCCCGACGGCCATGAACAGCACCAGCCAGCCTCCGACCCGGGTGACCCCGACGGCCCCGACGATCAGCGCCCCGGCCAGGCCCGCCCCCGCCACCGCCGCCAGGACCGGGGCCGGGATGGCGGTCCCGAGGGGCCGGCCCTGCAGCTCGTCGAGGGCGTGGGCGGCCACCCCCACGGCCAGGAAGAACGCGAGCAGGGTGGCGAGCAGGGTCGTGACCGACACCCGGGGCGCCAGGCAGGCGCCGATGACCACGAACGCAAGGTGCCACGCCGTGTACGGCGGGTGCAGCAGCGTCCACCAGTCGGCCACAGGTCCCCGCCGGGCGTAGTAGGCGGCGGGCTCAGCCACCCCTCCGCCCCCACATCACCAGCCCGCCCCCGAGGCTCATCAGCTCGACGTGGACGTCGGTGATCCCCGCCGCCTCCCACATGGCCACGTGGGCGGTGAGGGGGTGGCGGCGGTAGTGGCCGGAGATGTTCGGCCCGAGGAACCGGCCAACCGCGAACCACGCCGGGCCCCCGGTGAGCAGGCCGGCGAGGGGGAGGACGACCCGGGTGTACAGCCACCACCAACCCCGCCAGAACGGGTTCGGGGGGACGTGGAACTCCAGGTTCGAGATGACCCCGCCCGGGCGCACCACCCGGGCCAGCTCGGCCACGGCCGCGGCGGGGTCGTCGACGTAGCGGAGCAGGTAGGTGAAGGTGAGGGCGTCGAAGCTGCGGTCGGGGAAGGGGAGCGCCTCGCCCCGGGTGCGGACGAGCGAGATGCGACCGGCCAGGCCCGCGGCGCCGATCCGGCGGGCGCCCCCGGCCAGCATGTCGGTGCTGAGGTCGGCGCCGACGACCCGGGCCCCCAGGCGCTCGGCCTCCTGGATGGCGACGCCCGCGGTGCCCGTGGCCACGTCGAGGACGATCGGTGCGCCGGTGCCCCGGCCCGAGCCCGATCCCGCCGCGATGGCGTCCACCATCCGCCGGCGCCACCGGCGGTTCTGGCCGAACGACAGCAGCTCGGCCAGCAGGTCGTAGCGGGCGGGCAGCCCGCGGAACAGCCTCTGGGAGAAGGAGTTGAGGCCGGACCCGGCCGTCAGTTTCCCTCTTTGCGGGCGCGCACGATCAGGGTGCGCGGGACGAAACGGAAGGCGTCGCGCCAGTGCTGGCTGCGGGGGCCCCCGGGCAGCGGCTCGGGCTCGAGCATGACGTCGACCCGGTAGCTGGCGCGGACCAGGCCGGTGTAGATGTCCTCGAACGTGTGGTGGTAGTCGGTGAAGGCCACCCCGCCCCACTGGTAGTCGATGGTGGAGCGGTCGAAGTAGGACCGCCGGACCAGGAGCGGCTCGGCGGCGTCGTCGTCGATCATCGAGTAGGCGGGATGCGGCAGGCTGAACACCAGCGGGGCCCCGACCCGCAGCACCCGGTGCACCTGGCGGAACACCCGGTTGAGGTCCTCGACGTAGCCGAAGGCGTAGGCGGAGAACGCCAGGTCGACGGAGTCGGCGCGCAGGAACGCCAGGTCGGCCAGGTCCCCCTGGCGCAGCTCCACGCGCACGTCCTCGCGCTCGACCAGACGGCGGGCGAAGCCCAGCTGCTCCGCCGAGAAGTCCACCCCGATGGCGGTGGCCCCCTGCTTGGCGAAGGCGATCGAGCACTGCGCCCCCCCGCATCCCAGCTCGAGGACCCGCTTGCCCTTCAGGTCCCCGAGCAGGCGCAGCGAGCTCTCGTCGGGGATGTCGGGGCCGTAGTGGGCGACGTCCGTGGAGAGCTGGGCCCCGGCCTGGTAGGCCGTGGTGTGGCGGTCCCAGGCGGCGGCATTGTCGGTGGGCACGCCCTCATCATGTCGTACCCTTTTCCCATGAGGCGAGGCCGCAAATAGGCATGGGCCGGATCGAGAGAGGCTTCCGCCTGGCCGGGGCCAGCTGGCAGGTGCTGCGGTCGGACAAGGCCCTGATGGTCCTGCCCGTGGTGTCGGTGCTGGCGATCGTGGTCTTCTCGGCCGCGGTGCTGAGCCCGGCGCTGGTCAACGGGGTGTCCCACACCAGCAGGCCCGCCCTCTATCTGCTGTTGGCGCTGGTGTACTTCGTGTCGACGTTCGTGGCGACGTTCTCCAACGCCGCCATCGTGGCCGCCGCCACCGACCGGCTCCGGGGCGGCCCGGGCTCGGTGAGCCAGGGACTGCGGACGGCGTGGACGCGGGTGGACAAACTGCTGGCGTGGTCGGCGCTGTCGGCCTCGGTCGGCCTGGTGCTGCGGGCCCTGGAGGAGCGGGGCGGGATCTTCGGCGCCATCGTCGGGCGGCTGATCGGGGCGGCGTGGAGCGTGGTGACGTTCTTCGTGGTGCCGGTGATGATCTACGAGCCCGTCGGTCCCATCGACGCCGTGAAGCGGTCGGGCTCGCTGTTCCGCCAGCGATGGGGGGAGCAGCTGGTCGGCAACGGGTCGATCTCGATAGCCATGATCGTGGTCGGGATCCCCGTCGTGGTCCTGTGCGCCGTGCTCGGCGCCGTGGCCCCGGCCCTGGCGATCGTGGTGGCCGTCCTCGGCTTCGGCACCCTGCTGGCCGCCGGCGCCGCCCTGAGCGGGATCTTCAACGCCGCCCTCTACCGGTTCGCGGTGTCCGGCGAGGTCAGCGCCCCGTTCTTCTCCCAGGACTTCGAGCAGGCCTTCCGCCCCCGCCGGAGCCGCGGCGGGGGGTTGTTCGGGGGTGGCGGACTGGGTGGATTCGGGGCGCCCGGTGGGTTCTCAGGTAAGGGTTTCGGCCACGGGGACTACGAGCCGCCGGCCATCTGAGCGAACTCCTCCACCATCAGGCGGGCGGCCTCGTCCCGGTACTGCACCGGCGGGGACTTCATGAAGTAGGCGGACGGGCCCAGCAGCGGGCCGCCGATGCCCCGGTCGAGGGCCACCTTGGCGCAGCGCACGGCGTCGATGATCACGCCGGCGGAGTTCGGTGAGTCCCAGACCTCGAGCTTGAGCTCGATGTTGAGCGGGACGTCGCCGAAGTTGCGGCCCTCCACCCGGATGTAGGCCCACTTGCGGTCCTCCAGCCAGGGCACGTGGTCGGACGGGCCGATGTGCACCGAGTCCGACGAGATGCCCCGCTCGATCTGGCTGGTGACCGACTGGGTCTTGGAGATCTTCTTGGACTCCAGCCGCTCGCGCTCGAGCATGTTCTTGAAGTCCATGTTGCCGCCCACGTTGAGCTGGTAGGTGCGGTCGAGGACCATGCCGCGGTCCTCGAGCAGGCGGGCCAGCAGGCGGTGGACGATGGTGGCGCCGACCTGGGACTTGATGTCGTCCCCGATGATCGGCACGCCGGCGTTGCTGAAGCGGGCCGCCCACTCGGGATCGGACGCGATGAACACCGGGATGGCGTTCACGAAGGCGACCTTGGCGTCGAGGGCGGCCTGGGCGTAGTGGCGCTGGGCCGCCTCGGAGCCGACCGGCAGGTAGGAGACGAGCACGTCGGCCCCGGTCTCCTTCAGCACCTGGGCCACGTCGACCGGGGCGGCGGGGGACTCCTCGACCGTCTGGCGGTAGTACTTGCCGAGCCCGTCGAAGGTCGGGCCCCGCTGCACGGTCACGCCGAGCTCGTCCACGGCGGCGAAGCGGATCGTGTTGTTCTGCCCGCAGGAGATGGCCTTCGACAGGTCGAGGCCCACCTTGCTGGCGTCTACGTCGAAGGCGGCCACGAACTCCACGTCCCCGACGTGGTAGCCCCCGAGGGTCACGTGCATGAGGCCGGGCACCGCCTCGGTCGGATCGGCGTCCCGGTAGTAGGTCACGCCCTGGACCAGCGAGCTGGCGCAGTTGCCCACCCCGGCTATTGCCACCCGGATCTTGCTCATCGCTCCGCTCCCATCTGCTCGGTTACGTCCTGCTCGTGCTCCCCGGACCGCTCGGCCTCGATCAGCCGGTCGATCCACGAGATGTCCCGCTCGGTGGCCTCGGTGCTGTGCTCGGCGATCGAGCGGGCGTAGCGGTCCCACCGCTCCCTCCCGGCCCGGACCGCGGCCTGGGCCCGCACCAGCCGCTCGGCCAGGTGGGCCCGCCGGCGCTCCAGCATCCCGAGCCGCTCGTCGGCCGCCAGGTGCCGGGCGAAGGCCAGGCGCAGGTTGAACGCCCGGTCGTCGTCGGGGCCGTCGGCCTCGGCCAGCAGGCGGGAGAACAGCGCCTCCCCGTCCGGGGTGATCCGGTACACCTTGCGGCCCCGGGAATCCCGCCCTGAAGAGCGGCGGGCCCGGAAGGCGGCCAGCTCCCCGGCCAGCGACCCGGCGCTCGGCACCCCCACGGGCGAAGGTGCCGCTCCCTCCACCACCTCCACCGCCCCCGAACGGGCCAGGCGCCGGAGGGCGGGGTACAGCGACCCGAACGACACCCGGGACAGGGGCCCCAGGGTCTCGGTCAGGCGCTTCTTGAGCTCGTAGCCGTGCAGCTCCTGATCCTTGAGCAACCCGAGGATGGCCAGTTCGAGCACGAAATGCACATTAGCACGGCCGATATATCGAGTCGATATATCGGAAGTCTCTTAACCTCCCCGGGACGGCTCAGATCCGCTCCAGGGCGCCCCCGTCGAAGATCGGGGCCATCCCGTGGGCGGCCACGTCGGCGTCCAGGTCGGCCGGGCCCGGCGCTCCGGCACCCGGTGCCCCGGATGCGGCGGCGAGGGTCGGCCCCAGCAGGCGGAGGTCGCTGGAGGTGTTGAGGAACAGCCCGGGCCGGGCCAGCACGAAGCGGACGGCCCGGTCGAGGGCGTCCCCGGGCGGGAGGGCGTCGTACCAGCTGAACCGGGGCCCGTCGTGGTCGGGGTCCCAGCGCCTCCGGGCCACCGCCTTGATGGTCTGCACCGCCACGTCCCGCTCGGCGCAGACGGCCAGGAGCGCCTCCACGTCGCGCCGGTAGTCCTCGTCCCGGAGCAGGACGTGGCTGTAGGGGAGGAGCACCGAGGCGAAGTCGAAGCGCTCGAGCGAGCGCAGGTGCATGCGGGCTATGCGCAGGCCGTGCCCGGTCACCCCGATGAACCGGCACAGCCCCTCGTCCCGGGCCCGGGCCAGGGCCCCGACGGCGCCGCCGGGCCCGTGGGCCGTCTCCCATTCGTCCTCCTCGACCAGGTTGTGGAGCTGGATGAGGTCGACGTGGTCCACGCCCAGGCGCTGCAGCGACCTCTCCAGCCCGGCCCGGGCGCCGTCCCCCCGGCGCTCGTGGGTCTTGGTGTTGAGGAAGAACTCGGCGCGCCGGCGGGCCAGCCACGGGGCCAGGCGCAGCTCGGAGTCCCCGTAGTCGGCGGCGGTGTCGAGGTG is part of the Acidimicrobiales bacterium genome and harbors:
- a CDS encoding aldo/keto reductase; the protein is MPEHIERAPFGGTGHSSSRVIFGAAALSRVTQEKADTALPLLLEHGVNHLDTAADYGDSELRLAPWLARRRAEFFLNTKTHERRGDGARAGLERSLQRLGVDHVDLIQLHNLVEEDEWETAHGPGGAVGALARARDEGLCRFIGVTGHGLRIARMHLRSLERFDFASVLLPYSHVLLRDEDYRRDVEALLAVCAERDVAVQTIKAVARRRWDPDHDGPRFSWYDALPPGDALDRAVRFVLARPGLFLNTSSDLRLLGPTLAAASGAPGAGAPGPADLDADVAAHGMAPIFDGGALERI
- a CDS encoding CCA tRNA nucleotidyltransferase gives rise to the protein MVIPDRIAPLVSETAELAERFAAAGHRLYLVGGVVRDAIVDRLAPEHDLDLTTDAVPDRVEEILEGWADSTWVQGKRFGTIGARRGSRTFEITTHRAEAYVPDSRKPEVAFSTSIEADLSRRDFTVNAMALRLGPDGGAPPELVDPFDGLADLAARRLRTPLAPTESFGDDPLRMMRAARFISGYGLVPERALVEAVVDMRARLEIVSAERIRDELDKLMVVERPSDGLWFLVKTGLAEEFLPELPALGLEQDPIHRHKDVLAHTIAVIEKTRSDRLLRLSALFHDVGKPKTRSFGPGGVSFHHHEVVGARMTRDRMRALRYPGEDVETVATLVELHLRFHTYRLGWTDRAVRRYVRDAGPLLERLNELTRADCTTRNEAKARALARRMDELERRTAELRAQEELDSIRPDLDGRQVMELLGLPPGPVVGRALGFLLEARLDEGPLGEEEATRRLLSWWEESGRDERA
- a CDS encoding EAL domain-containing protein; protein product: MLGVVATGSREKVNLGTSFDLLHAVEGEQLVLHYQPIIDLTSGLAVGMEALVRWNHPTLGLTGPDDFLPLAENSWLGGRLTAWVLERAVSDCAAWRAAGSPAGVSVNVFPESLTEEWIVGTVAELLDEYALAPDALTLELTERGWPIQLELAGTTMAALAALGVGISLDDFGTGDSSLSRLQRLHFDEIKIDRCFVVEAAERLPDREIIRFTAELAHALGRRTVAEGVERAEDLDVVRRMGIDAAQGFLLGRPGPIG
- a CDS encoding PadR family transcriptional regulator, whose product is MLELAILGLLKDQELHGYELKKRLTETLGPLSRVSFGSLYPALRRLARSGAVEVVEGAAPSPVGVPSAGSLAGELAAFRARRSSGRDSRGRKVYRITPDGEALFSRLLAEADGPDDDRAFNLRLAFARHLAADERLGMLERRRAHLAERLVRAQAAVRAGRERWDRYARSIAEHSTEATERDISWIDRLIEAERSGEHEQDVTEQMGAER
- a CDS encoding class I SAM-dependent methyltransferase, with protein sequence MPTDNAAAWDRHTTAYQAGAQLSTDVAHYGPDIPDESSLRLLGDLKGKRVLELGCGGAQCSIAFAKQGATAIGVDFSAEQLGFARRLVEREDVRVELRQGDLADLAFLRADSVDLAFSAYAFGYVEDLNRVFRQVHRVLRVGAPLVFSLPHPAYSMIDDDAAEPLLVRRSYFDRSTIDYQWGGVAFTDYHHTFEDIYTGLVRASYRVDVMLEPEPLPGGPRSQHWRDAFRFVPRTLIVRARKEGN
- a CDS encoding DUF6159 family protein, with translation MGRIERGFRLAGASWQVLRSDKALMVLPVVSVLAIVVFSAAVLSPALVNGVSHTSRPALYLLLALVYFVSTFVATFSNAAIVAAATDRLRGGPGSVSQGLRTAWTRVDKLLAWSALSASVGLVLRALEERGGIFGAIVGRLIGAAWSVVTFFVVPVMIYEPVGPIDAVKRSGSLFRQRWGEQLVGNGSISIAMIVVGIPVVVLCAVLGAVAPALAIVVAVLGFGTLLAAGAALSGIFNAALYRFAVSGEVSAPFFSQDFEQAFRPRRSRGGGLFGGGGLGGFGAPGGFSGKGFGHGDYEPPAI
- a CDS encoding O-methyltransferase; this translates as MSAELWSDVDRYITDVLVGSDAVLDAALAASREAGLPPINVAPNQGKLLHLLARIQGARSILEVGTLGGYSTIWLGRALPAGGRLVTLELESRHAEVARASVERAGLADVVTIRVGRALDSLEALEAEGAGPFDLVFIDADKPSNPDYFRWALRLTRPGSVIIVDNVIRNGAVVDPDSTDPAIRGTRELNEVMAAERRVSVTEVQTVGSKGYDGFALALVLPEGAAAGQ
- a CDS encoding class I SAM-dependent methyltransferase, encoding MARRLPFRPAHPDRARPQRGKLTAGSGLNSFSQRLFRGLPARYDLLAELLSFGQNRRWRRRMVDAIAAGSGSGRGTGAPIVLDVATGTAGVAIQEAERLGARVVGADLSTDMLAGGARRIGAAGLAGRISLVRTRGEALPFPDRSFDALTFTYLLRYVDDPAAAVAELARVVRPGGVISNLEFHVPPNPFWRGWWWLYTRVVLPLAGLLTGGPAWFAVGRFLGPNISGHYRRHPLTAHVAMWEAAGITDVHVELMSLGGGLVMWGRRGG
- a CDS encoding inositol-3-phosphate synthase, which encodes MSKIRVAIAGVGNCASSLVQGVTYYRDADPTEAVPGLMHVTLGGYHVGDVEFVAAFDVDASKVGLDLSKAISCGQNNTIRFAAVDELGVTVQRGPTFDGLGKYYRQTVEESPAAPVDVAQVLKETGADVLVSYLPVGSEAAQRHYAQAALDAKVAFVNAIPVFIASDPEWAARFSNAGVPIIGDDIKSQVGATIVHRLLARLLEDRGMVLDRTYQLNVGGNMDFKNMLERERLESKKISKTQSVTSQIERGISSDSVHIGPSDHVPWLEDRKWAYIRVEGRNFGDVPLNIELKLEVWDSPNSAGVIIDAVRCAKVALDRGIGGPLLGPSAYFMKSPPVQYRDEAARLMVEEFAQMAGGS